A single region of the Vicia villosa cultivar HV-30 ecotype Madison, WI linkage group LG4, Vvil1.0, whole genome shotgun sequence genome encodes:
- the LOC131599917 gene encoding probable aspartic proteinase GIP2, which translates to MTTSSLIIHFFILSLSLLSLSSLSASSQPHSFILPIRKDPSTNLFYTSLGIGTPRTNFNLAIDLGGENLWYDCDTHYNSSSYTPIHCDSKQCPEIGCIGCNGPFKPGCTNNTCPSPALNSFAKFIYGGGLGQDFIFISQTKVSGLLSSCIDTDSFPSFTGNESALNGLPKNTKGIIGLSRSNLSLPKQLALKNKLPPRFSLCLPSSNKQGYTNLLAGSDNKFSKFVQTTPLIVNPFSTGPVSVKGVSSNEYFIDVKAIKIDGQVLNLKPSLLTLNKKGNGGTKISTLTPFTELHTTVYKPFIRDFLKKASDRKLKRVKPVAPFEACFDSTSIGKSLPRVDLVLQKGVQWTIHETNLLVNVRKNVACVGIVDGGTESRMSFTKPSIVIGGHQLVDNLLVFDLSSSKLSFSSSLLVHNASCS; encoded by the coding sequence ATGACGACTTCTTCTctcatcatccatttcttcatCTTATCACTATCCCTTCTCTCACTTTCTTCCTTATCAGCCTCATCTCAACCACACTCCTTCATTCTTCCCATCAGAAAAGACCCATCAACCAACCTCTTCTACACATCACTCGGCATAGGAACTCCAAGAACTAATTTCAATCTAGCCATTGATCTTGGAGGAGAAAATCTCTGGTATGACTGTGACACTCACTACAACTCATCCTCCTACACTCCTATTCATTGTGACTCCAAACAATGTCCAGAAATTGGATGCATTGGCTGCAATGGCCCCTTCAAACCAGGTTGCACTAACAACACATGTCCTTCTCCTGCACTAAACTCATTCGCCAAGTTCATTTACGGTGGTGGCCTTGGTCAAGATTTCATTTTCATTTCTCAAACCAAAGTTTCTGGTTTGCTTTCGAGTTGCATTGACACTGATTCATTCCCATCATTCACTGGCAATGAATCAGCACTCAATGGCTTACCAAAAAACACCAAAGGAATCATTGGTCTTTCAAGATCAAACCTTTCTTTACCAAAACAGCTTGCTTTGAAAAACAAACTTCCACCCAGATTCTCTCTTTGTTTGCCTTCTTCAAACAAACAAGGATACACTAACTTGCTTGCTGGATCAGATAATAAATTctccaaatttgttcaaactacaCCACTCATTGTGAACCCTTTTTCAACAGGTCCTGTTTCTGTTAAAGGTGTTTCTTCAAATGAGTATTTCATTGATGTCAAAGCTATTAAAATCGATGGACAAGTTTTGAACTTGAAGCCTTCTTTGTTGACCCTTAACAAAAAAGGAAATGGTGGCACCAAAATCAGTACTTTAACTCCTTTCACTGAATTGCACACAACAGTTTACAAGCCCTTTATTCGAGATTTCCTCAAGAAGGCTTCAGATAGGAAACTAAAGAGAGTGAAACCAGTGGCACCATTTGAGGCATGTTTTGACTCAACCAGCATTGGAAAATCTCTACCAAGAGTTGATCTTGTTCTTCAAAAGGGTGTGCAGTGGACTATTCATGAAACCAATTTGTTGGTTAATGTAAGGAAAAATGTAGCATGTGTTGGAATTGTTGATGGAGGGACAGAGTCAAGGATGTCTTTTACAAAACCTTCAATTGTTATTGGTGGACATCAATTGGTGGACAATCTTCTGGTGTTTGATTTATCTTCCTCAAAGTTGAGCTTTAGTTCCTCACTTTTGGTCCACAATGCAAGTTGTTCCTAA